One region of Paenibacillus polymyxa M1 genomic DNA includes:
- a CDS encoding CgeB family protein, with product MTISTTGPYDPAVHQTAAASWEKGRAAGIHDGYDEGYLRGRANAIVSRTKATFPFRQIHVLYVVSGKGLPYSPLDEAVITTLQSMTAQVTVTDPRQPVGDIAAQLRPNLMLALDGMDLPLEQVAAVRQLGIPTAIWLTDDPYYTDTTTKMVTNYDYVFTLEMNCIELYRQLGCTSVHYLPFGAFLTHYFPLSSPASVRREIGFTGSAYWNRIYFFNPIMPQLMARNIKINGIWWDRLPDYQSYGDKIELGRWMSPGETNDTYNGSKIVINLHRSHQDDSVNNNSLKIPGISPNPRTFEISASGTLQLTDTRDDLARFYKPGEEIETYSSQQELLEKVEFYLTHEKERREIALRALERTLREHTYGHRIDQMLSIIFP from the coding sequence ATGACGATATCTACGACAGGACCGTATGACCCAGCTGTTCACCAGACGGCGGCGGCCTCCTGGGAGAAGGGGAGAGCTGCGGGGATCCATGACGGATACGACGAGGGATACCTGCGCGGACGCGCTAACGCGATTGTCTCGCGAACAAAAGCAACGTTCCCTTTTCGACAGATCCATGTACTGTATGTCGTCTCGGGCAAAGGCCTTCCGTATTCTCCGCTGGATGAGGCGGTCATTACCACATTGCAGAGCATGACGGCTCAGGTTACCGTAACAGACCCGCGCCAGCCGGTAGGAGATATTGCTGCTCAGCTTCGTCCGAATCTGATGCTGGCACTGGATGGGATGGATCTACCGTTAGAGCAGGTTGCTGCAGTACGCCAGTTGGGCATTCCCACTGCCATCTGGCTGACGGACGATCCCTATTACACCGATACGACGACCAAAATGGTGACGAATTATGATTATGTGTTCACCTTAGAAATGAACTGTATAGAACTGTATCGTCAATTGGGCTGCACGTCGGTGCACTACTTGCCATTCGGGGCATTTTTGACTCACTATTTTCCACTCAGCTCGCCTGCTTCAGTGCGACGTGAGATTGGATTTACAGGCTCAGCCTACTGGAATCGCATCTATTTCTTCAATCCGATTATGCCGCAGCTCATGGCCCGCAACATTAAAATCAATGGAATCTGGTGGGATCGTCTTCCGGATTATCAGTCGTATGGTGACAAAATTGAGCTGGGCCGCTGGATGTCTCCGGGCGAGACCAATGATACGTATAACGGCAGCAAAATCGTAATTAATCTTCATCGTTCCCATCAGGATGATTCGGTGAACAACAACTCACTGAAAATTCCGGGGATTTCGCCAAATCCCCGCACGTTTGAAATTTCCGCCAGCGGAACGTTGCAACTGACGGATACAAGAGACGATCTGGCTCGTTTTTACAAGCCAGGGGAAGAGATTGAAACTTACAGTTCTCAGCAGGAACTGCTGGAGAAGGTTGAGTTTTATTTGACGCATGAAAAGGAGCGCCGTGAGATTGCTCTGCGTGCTCTGGAACGAACCCTGCGGGAGCACACGTATGGTCACCGGATTGACCAAATGCTATCGATCATCTTCCCATAA
- a CDS encoding CgeB family protein has protein sequence MKDVNDQRSGNEREAYRCGYREGRRMGGCTAALSQVVAIQPAVRQLKVLYIPQGFVAIDTGVQEALSQICSSCAIGTPATMLADAKAHRPDLVLVMNGLHVFPDDHLEQVQQIRAMGIRTAIWFVDDPYFTEDTALICQSYDVVFTHENSCLPFYRDQGVTRVHYMPLAVSARIFYPRRVEREHQHDICFIGNAFWNRVKLFDYLAPFLADKRVLIVGGHWDRLTRRDVLERFIRPGFMEPEETARYYNGSKIVINMHRPTDPGLDNRNTHQLSAESINPRTYEISACGTLQMTDVRKDLSRYYQPGYDIETFSGAEELKVKLDYYLKHDWERERIAWRALHTTMQKHRYSNRMEELLDKAMA, from the coding sequence GTGAAGGATGTGAATGATCAACGAAGCGGAAATGAACGCGAAGCATACCGATGCGGCTATCGGGAAGGACGCAGAATGGGCGGTTGCACGGCTGCTCTGTCACAGGTCGTGGCAATACAACCTGCTGTTCGCCAGTTGAAAGTGTTGTATATTCCGCAAGGTTTCGTAGCTATAGACACAGGTGTGCAAGAGGCATTAAGCCAAATATGCAGCTCGTGCGCCATCGGTACTCCTGCCACGATGCTGGCTGACGCTAAGGCTCACCGTCCAGATCTCGTACTGGTCATGAATGGGCTGCATGTGTTTCCGGACGATCATCTGGAGCAGGTACAACAAATACGAGCCATGGGCATTCGGACGGCCATATGGTTTGTAGATGATCCCTACTTTACGGAGGATACGGCGTTGATCTGTCAATCCTACGATGTCGTTTTTACGCATGAAAATTCTTGTCTGCCGTTTTATCGTGATCAGGGAGTAACGAGGGTCCACTATATGCCGCTTGCTGTGTCAGCCCGTATCTTTTATCCCCGGCGGGTAGAACGTGAACATCAGCATGATATTTGCTTCATTGGAAATGCCTTCTGGAACCGTGTGAAGCTGTTTGACTACCTTGCTCCCTTCTTGGCGGATAAAAGAGTGCTGATCGTAGGTGGGCACTGGGATCGGCTGACCCGGCGGGATGTGCTGGAACGCTTTATCCGTCCGGGTTTTATGGAGCCGGAAGAGACCGCTCGATATTATAACGGTTCCAAAATTGTCATCAATATGCACCGCCCGACAGACCCCGGACTGGATAATCGGAATACACATCAGTTGTCAGCGGAGTCCATCAATCCTCGGACATACGAAATTTCTGCTTGCGGGACGCTTCAAATGACGGATGTGCGGAAGGATCTGAGCCGTTATTACCAACCAGGCTATGACATTGAGACCTTCTCGGGAGCAGAGGAACTGAAAGTGAAGCTGGACTATTATCTCAAGCATGACTGGGAACGCGAACGCATAGCTTGGCGCGCACTGCACACCACCATGCAAAAGCATAGGTACTCGAATCGTATGGAAGAATTGCTGGACAAGGCGATGGCCTAA